A window of the Gordonia humi genome harbors these coding sequences:
- a CDS encoding aromatic-ring-hydroxylating dioxygenase subunit beta, with amino-acid sequence MTTIDDTDALASVLTPLPAPDADVVAFLNLEARLADEARYSEWELLWDDDALYWVPMHADDDPATDLSYIYDNRRRIKSRVAQLNTGNRHSQTPPSVMRRMLSNQEVLASEDDTVTVASNFALFEYRQGQRVWAGRVIHKVRRSPDGLRLAAKTVHLISAGGPVDTLAFLI; translated from the coding sequence GTGACGACCATCGACGACACCGACGCCCTCGCATCCGTGCTGACGCCGCTTCCTGCGCCCGACGCCGACGTGGTGGCATTCTTGAACCTTGAGGCGCGTCTCGCGGACGAGGCACGCTACTCCGAGTGGGAACTGCTGTGGGACGACGATGCCCTCTACTGGGTTCCGATGCATGCCGACGACGACCCCGCGACAGACCTGTCGTACATCTACGACAACCGCAGGCGCATCAAGAGCCGCGTCGCACAGCTCAACACAGGCAACCGCCACTCGCAGACGCCACCGTCGGTGATGCGTCGGATGCTCTCCAACCAGGAGGTGCTTGCATCCGAAGACGACACGGTCACCGTGGCGTCCAACTTCGCACTGTTCGAGTACCGCCAGGGCCAGCGGGTGTGGGCTGGTCGGGTGATCCACAAGGTCCGCCGGAGTCCGGACGGACTCCGCCTGGCCGCGAAGACCGTTCACCTCATCAGCGCCGGCGGACCCGTCGACACGCTGGCATTCCTGATCTGA
- a CDS encoding AMP-binding protein → MLVGDISKNNARRYPDKPAVIESGRTHTWSQVDERARRLANYLHAAGMRKGDRILVIARNCIEWPEITFACAKAGVVSVPVNIRLAADELAHIRDDSGAVAAIAHTDQVERFGSELNDLNVVLEIGGSTSGTDYDRALRTASADEPAVLLRPDDIQFILYTSGTTGRSKGVIHTHRGMLAQAVDTTLVTESNRSDVFLATTPFFTAGGMVRTLSWTYLGQTMVIHKRFDPEAVLDEIERSGVTFTTFIPTMLQRTLKILEEGPARDVSSLRRISYGSAPVPPGLAKRAMDLLGCDLQQRYGLTECGGQATILTPQDHRDMVDGRTSIRTSCGQETPMCSIRIVDDNGDDLPAGEIGEVVIVSEANAVGYWNRSDQTAKTFRSTGLWSGDLGFLDEDRYLHITGRRTEMIISGGFNVYPAEIERVIGHHASVEMVAVVGVPDPEWGETPVAVIVPKGAVDETTLAGELAALCRAELAGYKQPRRFEFRTEFPLGPAGKILKREIAEELTAAQAAS, encoded by the coding sequence GTGCTCGTAGGAGACATCTCAAAGAACAACGCCCGCCGGTACCCCGACAAGCCGGCTGTCATCGAAAGCGGTCGGACACACACCTGGTCGCAGGTCGACGAACGCGCTCGCCGACTGGCGAACTACCTGCATGCGGCCGGCATGCGGAAGGGCGATCGCATCCTGGTGATCGCCCGGAACTGTATCGAGTGGCCGGAGATCACGTTCGCCTGCGCGAAGGCGGGGGTCGTCTCCGTGCCGGTGAACATCCGCCTCGCCGCAGACGAGTTGGCGCACATCCGGGACGACTCCGGCGCTGTGGCAGCCATCGCGCACACCGATCAGGTCGAGCGGTTCGGCTCCGAGTTGAACGACCTGAACGTGGTCCTGGAGATCGGCGGGTCGACCAGCGGCACCGACTACGACCGGGCGTTGCGCACAGCGTCGGCCGACGAGCCCGCCGTGTTGCTGCGGCCCGACGACATCCAGTTCATCCTGTACACCTCGGGCACTACGGGCCGCTCCAAGGGTGTCATTCACACCCATCGAGGGATGCTTGCGCAGGCGGTCGACACGACCCTGGTCACCGAGAGCAACCGCTCGGACGTCTTCCTCGCGACAACGCCGTTCTTCACCGCAGGCGGCATGGTTCGCACCCTGTCCTGGACCTATCTCGGGCAGACGATGGTCATCCACAAGCGGTTCGACCCGGAGGCGGTGCTCGACGAGATCGAGCGGAGCGGGGTCACGTTCACCACCTTCATCCCGACGATGCTCCAGCGCACGCTCAAGATCCTCGAGGAGGGCCCGGCGCGGGACGTATCGAGTCTTCGCCGGATCAGTTACGGGTCGGCGCCGGTTCCCCCGGGGCTCGCCAAGCGGGCGATGGACCTGCTCGGCTGCGACCTGCAGCAGCGCTACGGACTCACCGAGTGCGGCGGACAGGCCACGATCCTCACCCCGCAGGATCACCGGGATATGGTCGACGGCCGGACCAGCATCCGCACCTCGTGCGGGCAGGAGACGCCGATGTGCTCGATCCGGATCGTCGACGACAACGGCGACGATCTGCCGGCCGGTGAGATCGGCGAAGTCGTCATCGTCAGCGAAGCGAACGCCGTGGGTTACTGGAATCGCAGCGACCAGACGGCGAAGACGTTCCGCAGCACCGGACTTTGGTCAGGTGACCTGGGCTTCCTTGACGAGGACCGGTACCTGCACATCACCGGTCGACGGACCGAGATGATCATCTCCGGCGGATTCAACGTGTATCCGGCAGAGATCGAGCGCGTCATCGGGCATCACGCGTCCGTGGAGATGGTCGCCGTGGTCGGAGTCCCGGATCCGGAATGGGGCGAGACGCCCGTCGCCGTGATCGTGCCGAAGGGTGCCGTCGACGAGACGACGCTGGCGGGCGAACTGGCCGCGCTGTGCCGCGCCGAGCTCGCCGGGTACAAGCAGCCGCGCCGGTTCGAGTTCCGCACCGAGTTCCCGCTGGGCCCGGCGGGCAAGATTCTCAAGCGGGAGATCGCCGAGGAACTCACCGCAGCGCAGGCCGCATCGTGA
- a CDS encoding enoyl-CoA hydratase/isomerase family protein, whose protein sequence is MAAGESSADGAGDRAYETIRFEVVDHVATITLSRPDRLNAFNEKMAAEIADVWGRVRDDDDVRVAVLQADGERAFCTGVDVGEGAWWTHISRFNQEDPGVALGPKQHRVWKPVVCALHGMVAGGAMYFVNESDIVICSDDATFFDPHANSGMVSALEPMGMLARGVPLGEVLRWALIGSEERMNAQTALRTGIVTEVTTPADLRARAQQLAAEIADRRPEAIQGTVRAIWESLDMTPTTALRNGLSYTQIGNPGAGRSDSRTNKRRPRVR, encoded by the coding sequence ATCGCGGCGGGCGAGTCGTCCGCCGACGGTGCAGGCGATCGGGCGTACGAGACGATTCGGTTCGAGGTCGTCGATCACGTCGCTACCATCACGTTGAGCCGGCCGGACCGGCTCAACGCGTTCAACGAGAAGATGGCCGCCGAGATCGCCGACGTCTGGGGACGGGTCCGCGACGACGACGACGTCCGAGTCGCGGTGCTGCAGGCCGACGGCGAGCGGGCCTTCTGCACCGGCGTCGATGTCGGTGAAGGCGCATGGTGGACGCACATCAGTCGGTTCAACCAGGAGGATCCGGGCGTCGCGCTCGGACCGAAGCAGCACCGCGTGTGGAAGCCGGTGGTCTGTGCGTTGCATGGCATGGTCGCCGGTGGGGCGATGTACTTCGTCAACGAGTCGGACATCGTGATCTGCAGCGACGACGCGACGTTCTTCGATCCCCACGCGAACTCCGGGATGGTGTCCGCGCTCGAACCGATGGGCATGCTCGCACGCGGGGTGCCGCTCGGTGAGGTGCTTCGCTGGGCGTTGATCGGCAGCGAGGAGCGGATGAACGCTCAGACGGCGCTGCGGACGGGCATCGTCACTGAGGTGACGACGCCTGCGGACCTACGTGCGCGCGCGCAGCAGTTGGCCGCCGAGATCGCCGACCGACGGCCGGAGGCGATCCAGGGCACGGTGCGGGCCATCTGGGAGTCCCTCGACATGACGCCGACCACGGCTCTCCGGAACGGACTGTCGTACACGCAGATCGGCAACCCGGGCGCGGGGCGTTCGGACTCCCGAACGAACAAGCGTCGCCCTCGCGTCCGCTGA
- a CDS encoding aldehyde dehydrogenase family protein: MVALPLLINGEEVTARSGRTYESIDPYTGAPWVRVPDGDADDIDRAVAAARAALSGPWGQMTPTARGRLLWRLGELIARDADQLAELEVRDGGKLVREMAGQMRSLPEYFFYYAGMADKLEGSVIPTDKSNFFVYTRHEPVGVVGAITPWNSPLLLLTWKLAAGLAAGCTFVIKPSDHTPASTLAFGRLFAEAGFPPGVVNVVSGWGPGTGAALASHPGVDKIAFTGSTGTGIHVGQAAVANLARFTLELGGKSAQVVFPDADLDAAANGVISGIFAATGQTCLAGSRLLVHESVADTLIEKVVARAASIVLGDPKDPATEMGPVSNRPQYEKVLSHFESARADGATVAYGGEPAIELGGLFVKPTVLTGVTADMRVAREEVFGPVLAVQTFADEAEAVTMANSTEFGLAGSVWTKDVHCAHRVAAALRAGTVWVNAYRTVAPHVPFGGVGASGIGRENGLDAVKDFTETKSVWVELSGATRDPFTLG; the protein is encoded by the coding sequence ATCGTCGCCCTCCCGCTCCTCATCAACGGTGAGGAGGTCACGGCGAGGTCGGGTCGGACGTACGAGAGCATCGATCCGTACACCGGCGCCCCGTGGGTGCGGGTGCCCGACGGGGACGCCGACGACATCGATCGTGCTGTCGCCGCCGCCCGAGCCGCACTCTCCGGACCATGGGGACAGATGACGCCGACGGCCCGCGGACGCCTGCTGTGGCGGTTGGGCGAACTGATCGCGCGCGACGCCGACCAGCTCGCCGAGCTGGAGGTGCGCGACGGGGGCAAGCTCGTGCGGGAGATGGCCGGTCAGATGAGAAGCCTGCCCGAGTATTTCTTCTACTACGCGGGAATGGCCGACAAGCTGGAGGGGAGCGTAATCCCGACAGACAAGTCGAACTTCTTCGTCTACACCCGGCACGAGCCGGTCGGCGTGGTCGGCGCCATCACCCCGTGGAATTCGCCGCTGCTGCTGCTGACCTGGAAACTCGCCGCCGGTCTCGCCGCCGGATGCACGTTCGTGATCAAACCCAGTGATCACACTCCCGCGTCGACCCTCGCCTTCGGCAGACTGTTCGCCGAGGCGGGATTTCCGCCGGGCGTGGTGAACGTCGTCAGCGGTTGGGGACCGGGTACCGGTGCGGCCCTCGCATCCCATCCCGGAGTCGACAAGATCGCGTTCACCGGATCCACCGGCACCGGTATCCACGTCGGCCAGGCCGCGGTGGCCAACCTCGCTCGGTTCACCCTGGAACTCGGTGGCAAGTCGGCCCAGGTGGTGTTCCCGGACGCCGATCTCGACGCCGCGGCGAACGGCGTGATCTCCGGGATCTTCGCGGCCACCGGGCAGACCTGCCTGGCCGGTTCACGGCTGCTGGTCCATGAGAGCGTCGCGGACACACTGATCGAGAAGGTCGTCGCCCGTGCAGCGTCCATCGTCTTGGGCGATCCGAAGGACCCGGCCACCGAGATGGGGCCGGTGTCCAACCGTCCCCAGTACGAGAAGGTGCTCTCCCACTTCGAGTCGGCCCGCGCGGACGGAGCCACCGTGGCGTACGGCGGCGAGCCCGCCATCGAGCTCGGCGGCCTGTTCGTCAAGCCGACCGTGCTCACCGGTGTCACCGCCGACATGCGGGTCGCACGTGAGGAGGTCTTCGGACCCGTGTTGGCTGTGCAGACCTTCGCCGACGAAGCGGAGGCGGTGACGATGGCCAACTCGACCGAGTTCGGCCTGGCGGGGTCGGTGTGGACGAAGGACGTGCATTGCGCGCATCGGGTGGCCGCGGCGCTCCGCGCGGGCACGGTGTGGGTCAACGCCTATCGGACGGTGGCACCCCACGTCCCGTTCGGCGGCGTCGGCGCCAGCGGCATCGGGCGCGAGAACGGACTCGACGCAGTGAAGGACTTCACCGAGACCAAATCCGTGTGGGTGGAGTTGTCCGGCGCCACCCGCGATCCGTTCACTCTCGGCTGA
- a CDS encoding thiolase family protein, producing the protein MSPIDAVIVAGARTPVGTAFKGTLRDTTAMELAEIVVSEVYKRSGLDVDDVDDVILAESNYGGGDMARHAAVVAGMLRVPGQAVNRHCAGSLTSIGDAAAQVISGAERAIIAGGVQSTSTSPLQAFRVPGTIDQFTEKWMPPTHPDSAQAPNMDMSITVGWNTAQATGLTREELDAWALRSHERAIAAIDSGAFADEIVPVQIRTADGETMEFAVDEHPRRDTTTQRLAGLKVLHPEIAGFSITAGNSSGVNDAAAAVMVVGSDLAEEKGLDVLATVNAWASTAIDPKDTGLAVLDVIPKVLGRAGVAVEDVALWEINEAFASVPVAACKKLGIDEELVNVLGSGCSIGHPVSASGARMVLSLIGELRRRGGGVGVAAMCAGGGQAGAVVIEVPTPRAA; encoded by the coding sequence ATGTCTCCTATTGATGCAGTCATCGTCGCGGGCGCTCGGACGCCCGTCGGAACCGCGTTCAAGGGCACACTGCGCGATACGACCGCGATGGAGCTCGCCGAGATCGTCGTGTCGGAGGTGTACAAGCGCAGCGGCCTCGACGTCGACGACGTCGACGACGTGATCCTCGCCGAATCGAACTACGGCGGCGGCGACATGGCGCGGCATGCGGCCGTTGTCGCCGGAATGCTGCGTGTACCGGGACAGGCCGTGAACCGGCACTGTGCAGGCAGCCTCACCTCGATCGGCGACGCCGCCGCGCAGGTCATCTCGGGCGCCGAGCGAGCGATCATCGCAGGCGGCGTGCAGTCGACGTCGACGTCGCCGCTGCAGGCGTTCCGCGTGCCCGGAACCATCGACCAGTTCACCGAGAAGTGGATGCCACCGACTCACCCGGACAGCGCGCAGGCGCCGAACATGGACATGTCGATCACCGTGGGATGGAACACCGCGCAGGCGACCGGACTGACCCGCGAGGAACTGGACGCGTGGGCGCTGCGGTCGCATGAGCGCGCGATCGCCGCCATCGACTCCGGTGCGTTCGCGGACGAGATCGTGCCCGTGCAGATCCGCACCGCCGACGGCGAGACCATGGAGTTCGCGGTGGACGAGCATCCGCGGCGGGACACCACGACGCAGCGCCTGGCGGGCCTGAAGGTGCTGCACCCGGAGATCGCGGGCTTCTCGATCACCGCGGGCAACTCGAGCGGCGTGAACGACGCGGCGGCCGCCGTCATGGTCGTCGGATCCGACTTGGCGGAGGAGAAGGGGCTTGACGTCCTCGCGACGGTCAACGCGTGGGCGTCGACGGCCATCGATCCGAAGGACACCGGGCTGGCAGTCCTCGACGTCATACCCAAGGTTCTCGGACGTGCCGGCGTCGCCGTCGAAGATGTCGCCTTGTGGGAGATCAACGAGGCGTTCGCATCGGTGCCGGTCGCGGCCTGCAAGAAGCTGGGCATCGACGAGGAACTTGTCAACGTCCTCGGTTCGGGATGCTCGATCGGGCACCCGGTGTCCGCGTCCGGTGCGCGCATGGTGCTGTCGCTGATCGGTGAGCTCCGGCGCCGTGGCGGGGGCGTCGGCGTCGCCGCCATGTGTGCGGGCGGAGGTCAGGCGGGCGCCGTGGTGATCGAAGTGCCGACTCCGCGGGCGGCCTGA
- a CDS encoding acyl-CoA dehydrogenase family protein, with translation MTSPTTEADSSLGAWELPEELRMLRDTVQRFMAREVHPLEATLPHDAAGLPRETLLPLQEKARALGLWALQTPERHGGAGLGVLGQVVVAEEAAKCRMGAFFPALGAFGGNPPNVMFKASAEQFEKFAKPIIDGRMAKAFTAISEPSGGSDPARAITLKAVADGDHYVLDGSKTWISHVDAADWGVVYARTGEGRSGISCFIVETDSPGLTVSPIGVMASFTPNELHFDGVRVPKANLIGAEGGGFALASDFLVHGRITYAAGPIGIAQEALDAACRWAKDREVFGGRLADKQGIAWMLVDAEVELRAARLLMYQAAWNADLGRDVRVDASIAKMYATEVAYKVLDRCIQVHGALGLSEELPLERWFRDLRVKRLGEGATEVQRVVVARDLFK, from the coding sequence ATGACGTCCCCGACCACCGAGGCCGACTCGAGTCTGGGCGCCTGGGAGCTCCCAGAGGAACTGCGGATGCTGCGTGACACCGTGCAGCGATTCATGGCGCGTGAGGTTCATCCGTTGGAGGCGACGCTGCCGCACGACGCCGCGGGGCTGCCCCGCGAGACGCTGCTGCCGTTGCAGGAGAAGGCGCGGGCCCTCGGGCTCTGGGCGCTGCAGACGCCGGAGCGCCACGGCGGCGCGGGACTCGGGGTCCTTGGCCAGGTCGTGGTTGCTGAGGAGGCGGCGAAGTGCCGGATGGGCGCGTTCTTCCCGGCGCTCGGTGCGTTCGGGGGCAATCCGCCCAACGTCATGTTCAAGGCGTCGGCGGAACAGTTCGAGAAGTTCGCGAAGCCGATCATCGACGGCCGCATGGCGAAGGCGTTCACTGCGATCAGCGAGCCCTCCGGCGGATCGGATCCGGCGCGGGCGATCACGCTCAAGGCGGTCGCCGACGGCGACCACTACGTCCTCGACGGCTCCAAGACGTGGATCTCGCATGTCGACGCCGCCGACTGGGGTGTCGTGTACGCGCGCACCGGGGAGGGTCGGTCGGGGATCTCATGCTTCATCGTGGAGACCGACAGCCCCGGCCTGACGGTGAGTCCGATCGGCGTGATGGCGTCTTTCACCCCGAACGAACTGCACTTCGACGGCGTCCGGGTCCCGAAGGCGAACTTGATCGGCGCCGAGGGCGGCGGGTTCGCACTGGCCAGCGACTTCTTGGTGCACGGGCGCATCACGTACGCGGCCGGTCCCATCGGGATCGCGCAGGAGGCGCTGGACGCGGCCTGCCGCTGGGCCAAGGACCGGGAGGTCTTCGGTGGTCGGCTCGCGGACAAGCAAGGGATCGCATGGATGCTGGTCGACGCGGAGGTCGAGCTTCGGGCGGCGCGACTGCTCATGTACCAGGCGGCCTGGAATGCCGATCTCGGTCGCGACGTGCGCGTGGACGCGTCGATCGCAAAGATGTACGCGACCGAGGTCGCCTACAAGGTGCTCGATCGGTGCATCCAGGTCCACGGAGCGCTCGGACTGTCGGAGGAACTTCCCCTCGAACGCTGGTTCCGAGATCTCCGCGTGAAGCGACTGGGCGAAGGCGCCACCGAAGTGCAGCGGGTCGTCGTTGCACGTGACCTGTTCAAGTAG
- a CDS encoding TIGR03619 family F420-dependent LLM class oxidoreductase, whose protein sequence is MKFNLMFPMRAVKHYAEWIEEGSLGEVARRAEEAGFEGFSMSEHPYPDREWLADGGHHAFDPFVSLAIAAEATERIRLITYLMVVGYRNPYLGGKAVASLDTLSNGRLTVGVGAGYLKSEFDALGADFANRGRKLDEGIAAMRAMWRGEEHDGPEFGRSGHASLPLPTTPGGPPIWVGGNSKAARRRAVEIGDGWMPIAQSAEMAAITRTPALDGIDPLAAQIADLNTRRADRGAPPCDVVFAPFEARILRRDGIEAFVEALAPAIGEYEAAGVTWLTIEPTSRSLSRFREDLSVLRDGLVRR, encoded by the coding sequence ATGAAGTTCAATCTGATGTTCCCGATGCGCGCGGTGAAGCACTACGCTGAATGGATCGAGGAAGGCAGCCTGGGGGAGGTCGCCAGGCGCGCGGAGGAGGCCGGATTCGAGGGGTTCTCGATGAGCGAGCACCCGTACCCCGATCGTGAGTGGCTCGCCGACGGCGGTCACCACGCGTTCGACCCGTTTGTCTCCCTGGCGATCGCCGCCGAAGCCACCGAGAGGATCCGGTTGATCACCTATCTCATGGTGGTCGGCTACCGGAACCCGTATCTCGGCGGTAAAGCCGTAGCCAGCCTGGATACCCTGTCGAACGGTCGGCTGACCGTCGGCGTCGGCGCAGGCTATCTGAAGTCCGAGTTCGATGCGCTCGGAGCGGACTTCGCGAACCGTGGACGCAAACTCGACGAGGGCATCGCCGCGATGAGGGCGATGTGGCGTGGCGAGGAGCACGACGGTCCGGAGTTCGGCCGGTCGGGACACGCGTCGTTGCCCTTGCCGACGACGCCCGGCGGCCCGCCGATCTGGGTCGGCGGCAACAGCAAGGCGGCACGACGGCGAGCAGTCGAGATCGGCGACGGATGGATGCCGATCGCGCAGAGCGCCGAGATGGCGGCGATCACCCGGACTCCGGCGCTCGACGGCATCGATCCACTGGCGGCCCAGATCGCGGACCTGAACACGCGACGCGCCGACCGCGGCGCGCCGCCCTGCGACGTGGTGTTCGCACCGTTCGAAGCACGGATTCTGCGCCGGGACGGCATTGAGGCGTTCGTGGAGGCGCTGGCGCCGGCGATCGGCGAGTACGAGGCGGCCGGGGTGACCTGGCTGACCATCGAGCCCACAAGTCGCAGTCTCAGCCGGTTCCGGGAGGACCTGTCGGTGCTCCGGGACGGGCTGGTACGACGATGA
- a CDS encoding PaaI family thioesterase, giving the protein MTAAERVDDQHVDDRYLDYAGSFNRLEDEVCLAAPPESAMSELTADFSALAARVAEHRVDYDRRPTRYAGMSGLPHPILVPYEVHEDGPTSTSGTVEFGLRHMGNENVVHGGIISMMFDDFIGMFVSRSLGSGSSARTAYLNVDYRSMTPVGRPLSVSAEIASVQGRKAFVEARICDGETLCAEAHALFVCPADQMWPGVAGLGD; this is encoded by the coding sequence ATGACGGCCGCCGAGCGCGTCGACGACCAGCACGTCGACGACCGGTACCTCGATTATGCGGGGTCGTTCAACAGGCTGGAGGACGAGGTGTGCCTCGCCGCGCCGCCGGAGTCGGCGATGTCCGAGTTGACCGCGGACTTCTCGGCGCTGGCGGCGCGGGTCGCGGAACACCGGGTGGACTACGACCGGCGGCCGACCCGGTACGCGGGCATGTCCGGCCTGCCTCATCCGATCCTGGTGCCCTACGAGGTGCACGAGGACGGACCGACCAGCACGTCCGGCACGGTGGAGTTCGGCCTGCGGCACATGGGCAACGAGAACGTGGTGCACGGCGGGATCATCTCGATGATGTTCGACGACTTCATCGGGATGTTCGTCAGCAGGTCGCTCGGTTCCGGTTCGAGCGCCAGAACGGCGTACCTCAATGTTGACTACCGGAGCATGACCCCGGTCGGTCGGCCGCTGTCCGTGTCCGCAGAGATCGCGTCGGTGCAGGGACGGAAGGCATTCGTCGAAGCACGGATCTGCGACGGCGAGACCCTATGCGCCGAAGCGCACGCACTGTTCGTGTGCCCGGCGGACCAGATGTGGCCAGGTGTCGCCGGGCTCGGCGACTGA
- a CDS encoding SDR family NAD(P)-dependent oxidoreductase, which produces MNTRSAYRAALVTGAGSGLGRAIARRLAADGARVVVSDVDAAGAAETVESITAAGGSAEFISADVSDPTDVEALVAGTVERFGGLDVAVNNAGIAHPPVDLHELAIETWDAVMAVDLRGTFLCMRAELAHMVSVGHGKIVNIASECGVGNAPSMAAYTAAKHGVVGLTKNVALQYARRDIQVNAVAPGTIATEGIAAYGEEQQREWAAGVPAGRMGRPDEVAAAVAYLVSDGAGYVTGHTLLVDGGLTWS; this is translated from the coding sequence ATGAATACGAGGAGTGCATATCGCGCGGCCCTGGTGACCGGTGCGGGTTCGGGTCTCGGGCGAGCGATCGCGCGGCGTCTGGCGGCGGACGGAGCCCGCGTCGTGGTGTCCGACGTCGACGCGGCGGGCGCTGCCGAGACGGTCGAGTCGATCACCGCGGCCGGTGGGTCCGCGGAGTTCATCTCAGCGGACGTCTCCGACCCCACCGACGTCGAGGCGCTGGTCGCTGGGACCGTCGAACGGTTCGGCGGACTCGACGTGGCGGTCAACAACGCGGGCATCGCGCATCCCCCGGTTGACCTCCACGAACTCGCGATCGAGACCTGGGATGCGGTGATGGCGGTGGACCTGCGCGGTACGTTCCTCTGCATGCGCGCCGAACTCGCGCACATGGTGTCCGTCGGACACGGCAAGATCGTCAACATCGCGTCCGAGTGCGGGGTGGGCAACGCGCCGTCGATGGCGGCCTACACCGCGGCCAAGCACGGGGTGGTCGGCCTGACGAAGAATGTGGCGCTCCAGTACGCCCGACGCGACATTCAGGTGAACGCAGTGGCGCCCGGAACGATCGCGACCGAGGGCATCGCCGCCTACGGGGAGGAGCAGCAGCGTGAGTGGGCGGCCGGTGTCCCGGCGGGACGCATGGGACGACCGGACGAGGTCGCGGCGGCAGTCGCCTACCTGGTGTCCGACGGCGCCGGATACGTCACCGGCCACACCCTGCTCGTCGACGGCGGTCTGACGTGGAGCTGA
- a CDS encoding acyl-CoA thioesterase domain-containing protein: protein MTDVTILGSPTDDGQADQRSLADVLSLAAVGAGVFRADPLPGGPPAVFGGQLLGQSVVAAGRTVHDGMTPTSMHAYFERPGDPATPIDYAVDEIRDSRSSARRLVRGTQYGRLVSTAELSFSRDSAGRADPVRPAVDPEAATWSIDDAPVQHREGLSTWLHGLCTMLRLDVRFLHEPVRLQVMRRGRAPAGERFLVRPADPIPEDPLVQAAAVAYLSDMFLLAGSLGPRGVLMGAGTHRVVSVDHSIWFADGVHAGGWLLHETAPVRSSPEHELCRGAICGLDGVPVADTMQEGLVRALDGNRQ from the coding sequence GTGACTGACGTGACGATCCTCGGTTCGCCGACCGATGACGGGCAGGCCGACCAGCGGTCGCTGGCCGACGTCCTGTCGCTCGCCGCCGTCGGCGCCGGAGTCTTTCGAGCTGATCCGTTGCCCGGTGGACCGCCCGCGGTATTCGGCGGTCAGCTACTAGGGCAGTCGGTGGTCGCCGCGGGTCGGACCGTGCACGACGGCATGACGCCCACCTCGATGCACGCGTACTTCGAACGGCCCGGCGACCCGGCGACCCCGATCGACTACGCGGTCGACGAGATCCGCGACAGCAGATCCAGTGCTCGACGCCTCGTGCGCGGCACCCAGTACGGACGCCTGGTGTCGACGGCGGAGCTGAGTTTCTCGCGGGACTCGGCGGGCAGAGCGGATCCGGTGCGCCCCGCCGTCGACCCGGAGGCCGCGACGTGGTCGATCGACGACGCTCCGGTCCAGCACCGGGAGGGCCTGTCGACGTGGTTGCATGGGTTGTGCACCATGTTGCGGCTCGACGTCCGTTTCCTCCACGAACCGGTGCGGTTGCAGGTGATGCGGCGTGGGCGGGCACCGGCGGGTGAACGGTTCCTGGTGCGACCCGCCGACCCGATCCCCGAGGATCCCCTCGTACAGGCGGCGGCTGTCGCGTACCTCTCCGACATGTTCCTGCTGGCCGGTTCGCTGGGGCCGCGCGGCGTGCTGATGGGGGCCGGAACCCACCGCGTGGTGAGTGTGGACCACTCGATCTGGTTCGCCGACGGCGTCCACGCCGGCGGCTGGCTGCTTCACGAGACGGCGCCGGTCAGATCGTCGCCGGAGCACGAATTGTGTCGCGGGGCGATCTGCGGGCTCGACGGAGTTCCGGTGGCGGACACGATGCAGGAAGGTCTGGTGCGAGCGCTCGATGGCAACCGACAGTAG